One Hermetia illucens chromosome 4, iHerIll2.2.curated.20191125, whole genome shotgun sequence DNA segment encodes these proteins:
- the LOC119654711 gene encoding larval cuticle protein 65Ag1-like — protein sequence MFSSYANIIMKVAVVILAILVEALASPLSEAPLVVDSILESTTPLPAALPISNLPSQYSNIRDDLGQYALSYLADRISHVEQGSLKEVNGAVVLVKRGSYVFIDKDGKRYLTSYIADENGFRPVGDHIPIIEA from the exons ATGTTTAGTTCTTACGCAAATATCATAATGAAAGTAGCTGTAGTTATTTTGGCCATTTTAGTGGAAGCTTTGGCAAGTCCTTTGTCAGAAGCTCCGCTCGTTGTAGATTCCATTTTGGAAAGTACAACCCCTTTACCAGCCGCTCTGCCAATCTCAAATTTGCCTTCTCAATATTCAAAT ATTCGTGACGATTTAGGTCAATATGCTCTCAGTTACTTGGCTGATCGGATTTCCCATGTCGAGCAAGGATCTTTGAAGGAAGTCAATGGGGCAGTTGTTTTGGTTAAACGA GGCTCATATGTTTTCATTGATAAAGATGGCAAAAGGTACTTAACTTCATACATTGCAGATGAAAACGGCTTCCGGCCAGTTGGTGACCACATTCCAATAATTGAGGCATAA